In a single window of the Branchiostoma floridae strain S238N-H82 chromosome 2, Bfl_VNyyK, whole genome shotgun sequence genome:
- the LOC118409634 gene encoding sister chromatid cohesion protein DCC1-like has protein sequence MAGKSRTLQEALCLAEQAKLDLADLNSNVQSLYLSEDMGDHEVRLLELDSSMVKHLEAGNSLMVRGDKADTAVVCTEDSTFELKSTQTTNSLLLLPDCRAPEQLVTGDGCLLNKEIYSISHVYLELKQCRPKLKKLQTLLQENVFSGPEYESDEKHKGKKYTTADLLSLIQASQKELMEELRKLHAVHIDGYWRLVDFDYMGNVLQYIIDTVDCQSWCYDQIPTDRLLSMEDNVYPRVLLEHCLDCYGDRKGMEFEEGSEQVHVLGEDKVCRYFAEYLLKGVGKFNLAEFLQTWKESVPVGMTTNLEQLEGVALIDKKSHPQVISHFPVTELPEDASDRFNRLFRTREKWTLEDITPYIRDLCEKKQTVGSLLTKFARASTLPDGTKVYNSRVPIK, from the exons ATGGCGGGAAAATCGAG GACCCTACAGGAGGCCCTATGTTTAGCAGAGCAGGCCAAACTTGACCTGGCTGACCTGAACAGCAATGTCCAGTCTCTGTACCTGAGTGAGGACATGGGTGACCATGAGGTCAGGCTACTGGAACTGGACAGCAGTATGGTCAAGCATCTAGAGGCTGGTAATAG TCTGATGGTGCGAGGAGACAAAGCTGACACGGCAGTGGTGTGTACAGAGGACAGCACGTTTGAACTCAAGTCTACACAGACTACCAACAGTCTGTTGTTACTACCAGATTGTAGGGCTCCAGAACAACTTGTGACTGGGGATGGCTGCCTGCTGAATAAAGAG ATCTACAGCATCTCACATGTGTACCTGGAGCTGAAGCAGTGCAGACCCAAGTTAAAGAAGTTGCAGACATTACTGCAAGAAAATGTCTTCTCAGGACCAGAGTATGAATCAGATGAAAAGCACAAAGGAAAAAAG TACACCACTGCAGACCTCCTCAGCCTCATCCAGGCTAGCCAGAAAGAGCTGATGGAAGAGCTAAGAAAACTGCACGCTGTTCACATAGATG GTTATTGGAGACTTGTTGACTTTGACTACATGGGAAACGTGCTGCAGTATATCATTGACACAGTGGACTGTCAGTCCTGGTGCTACGACCAGATCCCTACGGACAGGCTGCTCAGTATGGAGGACAACGTATATCCCAG GGTTCTGTTGGAGCACTGTTTAGACTGCTATGGAGACAGGAAAGGGATGGAATTTGAAGAAG GTTCGGAACAGGTCCATGTGCTGGGCGAGGACAAGGTTTGTCGTTACTTTGCGGAGTACCTCCTGAAGGGGGTGGGGAAATTCAACCTGGCCGAGTTCCTACAGACATGGAAGGAGAGTGTTCCTGTTGGCATGACAACTAACCTTGAACAGTTAGAG GGAGTAGCACTGATTGATAAGAAGAGCCACCCACAGGTGATCTCACATTTCCCAGTGACAGAATTGCCGGAGGATGCATCAGACAG GTTCAACAGGTTGTTCCGTACTCGTGAGAAGTGGACGTTGGAAGACATCACCCCTTACATAAG GGATCTGTGTGAGAAAAAACAGACAGTGGGCTCCCTTCTGACTAAGTTTGCCCGTGCTTCAACACTTCCAGACGGGACCAAAGTGTACAACTCCAGAGTACCTATCAAGTAA
- the LOC118408964 gene encoding potassium voltage-gated channel protein Shal-like has protein sequence MADALASPRPISLTRENNPRRAFLLAKLSSKPSPDEQEQKSPSLSAFLRKFSKFGPDLGEKTQPSPQRSIAPPPRIKPRLLGDVRLVFNVSGRRFETWKSTLDKLPDTFLGSTEKEAYFDDDTKEYHFNRDPEIFRYILNYYRTGQLHYPKCECIDAYDAELNFFGLSEFSISECCYEDYSEHKKQRHEQLQELLLPVLNVPTKATTLRQKMWSILDGSNESGHPLAPLCYYTTGFFIAVSVLANIAETIQCGALPGTTKILHCADRYPKVFFTIDTVCVVMFTVEYVTRLYSTPDRVRFVRSPMGLVDLVAILPYYIGLFLMSSKTEHGGFDSLFVTLRILRVFRVFKISRPSQGLRILAQTIKSCVDELGFLLLSFMLAVVMFSTFMFYAEKLMKAPVTDFKSIPEGFWFILVTMTTLGYGDMLPVTWLGKVMAGICSLSGVILITLPVTVIVSNFNRLYCQNNPDIAKSPEATLLG, from the coding sequence ATGGCTGATGCTCTTGCCTCTCCTAGACCCATCTCGCTAACACGAGAAAACAACCCTCGTCGTGCCTTCCTTCTCGCCAAGCTGAGCTCCAAGCCCAGTCCTGACGAACAGGAACAGAAAAGTCCCAGCTTGAGCGCTTTCCTTCGGAAATTCAGCAAGTTTGGCCCGGACCTAGGGGAGAAGACCCAGCCCAGTCCTCAGCGGAGCATCGCTCCCCCACCGAGGATAAAACCCAGGTTACTTGGAGATGTCCGACTTGTCTTTAATGTGAGCGGTCGCCGCTTCGAGACATGGAAGAGCACGCTGGACAAATTACCGGACACTTTTCTGGGAAGCACGGAGAAAGAAGCTTACTTCGACGATGACACCAAGGAATACCACTTTAACAGGGACCCTGAGATTTTCAGGTATATTTTGAATTATTACCGGACTGGTCAGCTACACTACCCTAAGTGCGAGTGCATAGATGCATACGACGCGGAACTGAATTTCTTCGGTCTTTCTGAATTTTCCATCAGTGAATGCTGCTACGAAGACTACAGTGAGCACAAGAAGCAAAGACATGAACAGTTACAGGAGCTTCTGTTGCCCGTACTTAACGTGCCCACTAAAGCCACAACCTTGCGGCAGAAGATGTGGAGCATTCTAGACGGTTCGAACGAGTCGGGCCACCCCTTGGCCCCCCTGTGTTACTATACCACAGGATTCTTTATAGCAGTGTCAGTTCTGGCCAACATAGCAGAAACGATTCAATGTGGGGCCCTGCCTGGGACCACAAAGATCCTCCATTGTGCAGATAGGTACCCGAAGGTTTTCTTTACCATCGACACAGTGTGCGTGGTGATGTTTACAGTGGAGTACGTGACGAGACTATACTCGACTCCAGACAGGGTCCGATTCGTCAGGAGTCCGATGGGACTGGTAGACTTGGTGGCAATCTTACCCTACTACATCGGGTTGTTTTTAATGTCTTCCAAAACGGAGCACGGTGGCTTTGACTCGCTCTTTGTCACACTAAGAATCTTACGCGTTTTTCGGGTCTTCAAAATAAGCAGACCGTCACAGGGACTACGGATTTTGGCTCAGACTATAAAAAGTTGCGTAGACGAGCTAGGGTTTCTCCTCTTGTCCTTCATGCTCGCCGTGGTTATGTTCTCGACATTCATGTTCTATGCGGAGAAACTCATGAAAGCACCTGTGACAGACTTCAAAAGCATCCCCGAAGGATTCTGGTTCATTTTAGTTACCATGACTACGCTAGGATATGGAGACATGCTACCGGTCACGTGGCTAGGAAAAGTTATGGCGGGAATTTGTTCTCTCAGCGGAGTGATTTTGATCACCCTACCTGTGACAGTAATAGTGTCAAACTTCAATCGTTTGTACTGCCAAAATAACCCGGATATAGCCAAGTCTCCCGAGGCCACCCTGCTGGGATGA